In the Flavobacterium sp. 90 genome, TTCAAACCAATATTCCAGGAGTGTGAAGCGCTACCACTTACTGATGGAAGATATTTACCAAAAGCATCTTTTTTATCAATATCAGCATTTTGTACATCTAACTCTGATAACTTTATTGTGATATTATTATCCAATGCATAACGCACGCATTCTTCTAAAGTCCATTGTTTTGATTGTGCATGGCCCGAAAGTCCGAACCCGAATAACATTGCAAAAACAAGACTATTATATTTATTTATTTTCATATATTTTGAATCAAAGCATAGTAAATGACTACGCAAATTTAACATTTTTTAAAACCAAAAAAACCTTACAATTTCAGATTATTTTTTTTCACCTTCACTAATTAAACCCTGATTCCAGATTTTAATTTTATCGGTGTTTTTGATACCACTTTTAACCTGAACATAAATTCCATCGCTAACTCCTAATACAAGATCTTTTCTTTCAAACTTTTGAGGAACTGTTTCGATTTCAACATATGGTTTTTGAGTTTTCTTATCAAACTGAACCAAAGATTCTTTGATAGCCAAAACTTTATCTGCTTTTTCTAATATAATTGAAGCATTTGCACTTAATCCTGCTCTGATAAAAGTTGCATCTCTATTTTCTAAAGAAGCTTTGATTTCAAATTGAATTGCACCATTTTCTACTACACCTTTTGGTGCAATATCAGTCAAACGAGCTTCAAATTTTTTATTTTCAATTGCTCCAATTGTAATCTCAATTGGCATTTGAACTTTTATTTTTCCAACTTCAGATTCGTCAATTTTTCCAATAAAAATCATTCTTCCAACATCTGCAACACTAGCAATTGTAGTTCCTTCGTTAAAGTTATTACTTTCAATAACCTGGTTTCCAACTTTTACAGGAACGGCCAAAACCATTCCGTTTACAGTTGAACGAATTAGGGTATTTGCATAACTTCCTAATGATGTTGTTGTTCCTGTTTTTACGATATCTAAACTTTGTCTTGCCGCAATATAGTTTTGTTTCGCTTGTGTGTAAGCTAATTGTGCTGCATCAAAATCATTGGCAGAAATAACTTCTTTTTCAAACAAAGTTTTTTGTCTTTTATAGATTTTTTCCTGATTGTCTAAAGCAATCTTAGCCGTTTGCACTTGGTTTTGAGTAGAACTCACATTAGAAACGTTTGCTACAACTCTAATCTTCGCAATCATATCTCCAGCCTTAATTTTTTGACCGGCTTTGATATACACTTCTTCAATAATTCCAGAGATATTAGGTTTGATTAGGACCTCTTCATCCGGCTGAATATTACCTGTTGCGATTGTATTTTTTACGATCGTTTTAATTTCTGCTTTCTCCGTTTTAAAGACAATTGGCGACTCTTGATTTTTAGCATACAAATAGTAAAGTGCGCCAAAAAAAACTAAAGCAATAAAAATTAAAATGGTTACAGTTACTCCTTTTTTCATTTTGTTTTTGGTTTAATCGATTATTTTTGATTGATAATTTATTCTGATCGTAAAGCATCTACCGGCTTCACATTAATTGCGGTTTGAGCCGGAATAAATCCTGCCAGCAAACCAGATCCTACTAATATTAATAAAGCTACAAATACAACTCTTAAGTCAACACTTGGATTCGCAAACATAGTACTGCTGTCTTGTGGCATAGAAGCTAATGCAATATTCAAAAGAGCAATAATTCCGGTGGCGACGGCAATACCCAACATTCCCGAAATAATAGTTAAAAATATAGATTCAGATAAAATTTGTCCTCGAATAGCGGCCGGAGTTGCTCCTAAAGCTCTACGAATTCCAATTTCTTTTGTACGCTCTTTAACTACAATAAGCATGATATTTGAAATACCAATTACTCCCGAAATTAAAACTAATGATCCAACAAAGTATGCGATAATTGTTAAGATCGTGAACAAACTTTGTACTTTGTTGAATTGCTCATATAAATCGAAATTTCCAACTGCACGATCATCTGCAGGATTAATAGAATGTAACGATTTAATCAATTCTAAAATTTTCGGTTTTAAAGCAGTAATCGAAGTTTCATCTTTCGCGGTAAGCGCCATCCATCCAACTTTATCACCATAATTAAAGGCTTGCTGAAAAGTAGTAAACGGAACAAAAATATTTTTCTGTTCTTGCTCTGCATTTCCTCCCTGTTGTTTAGAGTTATATACTCCAACCACCATAAAGTTAACGCCGTTTACCTTTATGTAAGTTCCAATAGATTCCTCTTCTTTTCCGTAAAGTTCGCTAATAACTCCTTTTCCAATTACAGCAATTTTTCTTCTCTCATTAATATCCTGTTGGTTTATAAAACGCCCTTTTATAATATCCATTGGTTGCTGTTTGATCAGTTCCGGATAATCTCCATAAATGGTAAAAGAGGAAGTTTTAGTACCACGAACCACATTATTAGTTCCGTTAAAATCTCCTAACTGATTTCTTGGCGAAACATATAATAAATCCGGTAAAGCTGCTTTTAAAGCTGCTACATCACTATTTCTAAAATCATAACGGCGCGTTTTAGGCAATCCTTTATAGGCTTTAGACGTTGTTTGGCTCCACATAAACATTGTATTGGTCGCGATTCCGTCAAAACCTCTTTTTACACCATTCTCAAGACCTTTTCCTGCAGCAAGTAATATTACTAAAATAAATATACCCCAAAATACCCCAAAAGCAGTTAGAACTGTCCTGAAAACATTGGCTGTTAAAGCCTGTAAAATTTCATCCCAATTATCTTTTTTAAACATAATTATTCGTCTCTAAGTGCTACAATAGGTTTAATTTTAGCCGCTCTGTATGCTGGAAAAAATCCTGCCATTGCGCCTGCAAATACAAGTAAAGCAAGTGTCGTTAAAGCCACATTGAAATCTACCTGAGGATTTTGAAAATATTCACTCTGCACCATCGGACCTACAAATTCCAATAATAATAAACTCGCAAGCAATCCTACAAAACCAGCAATTGTGGTAATAAAAATAGACTCGTGAAGTATCATTGAAATAATTGAAAACGGAGATGCCCCCAAAGCCTTTCTGATTCCAATTTCTTTAGTTCTTTCTTTTACAATAATAAGCATGATATTACTCACACCGACAACACCGGCAATAATGGTACAAATACCAACCCACCAAAAGAATAGTCTAATGTATAAATTCAAATCATAAAATTGCTTAGCATCTTTAACTGAATTATAAACTCCAACACCTCCATCGTCATCAGGAGCAACCATATTTCGGCTTTTAAGCAAATCTTTCAAATCTTGTGTAAATTTTTCAGATTGTGCCAGAGCTTCATCATAATTATCTGTTTTTTTCATGGTAAAAAACAAATTGCTGATTTTATCACCATTACCAAAAGCTCTTTGTACAGTCGTTAGAGGCAAATAAGCTCTTGTTTCTTCTCTTTCTCCTCCCGGATCGGTAAAAACTCCAACAACCTTAAAATTGATACCATTAATTATGATTTCTTTCCCAAGAGCATCTTTATCTTTAAAAAGATCCGTTTTAACTTTCATCCCAATACAAGCCACTTTTTCATTATTGGCTATATCGTTATCATTTACATATCGTCCCTGAACTATTGTTAAATTTTCAACCCTTCCATAGTCAGGAGTAACTCCTCTATATTGATAACTTCCTGATTCTTTTCCGTATGAAAATGGAGCTCCCCAATAATTATAAGTCGAAGCTCTCATATCTAACTTATCATCAAATTTCTGCACAGATTGGTTATAATCAGCATCTCTGTACTGGATTTGTCTCCCGGGATTTAACCCTTTATATTCTTTGGTCGTAGTTCCGGACCAAACCTCAATAATCCCTGCGGCGTCACGTTCAAATTGCTTTTCAATTCCGTTTTGAAGCCCTTTACCCGCACCAAGCAAAATCACAAGGATAAAAATACCCGAAGCCACAGAAACGCCGGTAAGAAATGTTCTTAACCGATTTTTCGAGATTGCCTCAAAGATTTCCTGCCAACGCTCAATATTAAACATAAGATGAAGCTCTAACTTGTTCTACCATTTTATCATCGATAATTAATCCATCTTTCAGGACTACATTTCTTTTGCACATTGCGGCAATATCAGGCTCGTGTGTAACGATTAGAATAGTTTTTCCTTCGTCGTTAATTCCTTGAATAAGTTCCATTACTTCATAAGAAGTTTTGGTATCTAAAGCGCCCGTTGGCTCATCTGCCAATAAAACTTTTGGATTTGACGCCAATGCTCTTGCAATTGCAACACGCTGTTTTTGTCCTCCGGAAAGTTCACTTGGCAAATGGTGAGAATGAGTTCCTAAACCAACTTTCTCCAAATATCTCATTGCGATCTCATAACGTTCTTTTCTCTTTATACCTTGAT is a window encoding:
- a CDS encoding efflux RND transporter periplasmic adaptor subunit, which translates into the protein MKKGVTVTILIFIALVFFGALYYLYAKNQESPIVFKTEKAEIKTIVKNTIATGNIQPDEEVLIKPNISGIIEEVYIKAGQKIKAGDMIAKIRVVANVSNVSSTQNQVQTAKIALDNQEKIYKRQKTLFEKEVISANDFDAAQLAYTQAKQNYIAARQSLDIVKTGTTTSLGSYANTLIRSTVNGMVLAVPVKVGNQVIESNNFNEGTTIASVADVGRMIFIGKIDESEVGKIKVQMPIEITIGAIENKKFEARLTDIAPKGVVENGAIQFEIKASLENRDATFIRAGLSANASIILEKADKVLAIKESLVQFDKKTQKPYVEIETVPQKFERKDLVLGVSDGIYVQVKSGIKNTDKIKIWNQGLISEGEKK
- a CDS encoding ABC transporter permease; translated protein: MFKKDNWDEILQALTANVFRTVLTAFGVFWGIFILVILLAAGKGLENGVKRGFDGIATNTMFMWSQTTSKAYKGLPKTRRYDFRNSDVAALKAALPDLLYVSPRNQLGDFNGTNNVVRGTKTSSFTIYGDYPELIKQQPMDIIKGRFINQQDINERRKIAVIGKGVISELYGKEEESIGTYIKVNGVNFMVVGVYNSKQQGGNAEQEQKNIFVPFTTFQQAFNYGDKVGWMALTAKDETSITALKPKILELIKSLHSINPADDRAVGNFDLYEQFNKVQSLFTILTIIAYFVGSLVLISGVIGISNIMLIVVKERTKEIGIRRALGATPAAIRGQILSESIFLTIISGMLGIAVATGIIALLNIALASMPQDSSTMFANPSVDLRVVFVALLILVGSGLLAGFIPAQTAINVKPVDALRSE
- a CDS encoding ABC transporter permease; the encoded protein is MFNIERWQEIFEAISKNRLRTFLTGVSVASGIFILVILLGAGKGLQNGIEKQFERDAAGIIEVWSGTTTKEYKGLNPGRQIQYRDADYNQSVQKFDDKLDMRASTYNYWGAPFSYGKESGSYQYRGVTPDYGRVENLTIVQGRYVNDNDIANNEKVACIGMKVKTDLFKDKDALGKEIIINGINFKVVGVFTDPGGEREETRAYLPLTTVQRAFGNGDKISNLFFTMKKTDNYDEALAQSEKFTQDLKDLLKSRNMVAPDDDGGVGVYNSVKDAKQFYDLNLYIRLFFWWVGICTIIAGVVGVSNIMLIIVKERTKEIGIRKALGASPFSIISMILHESIFITTIAGFVGLLASLLLLEFVGPMVQSEYFQNPQVDFNVALTTLALLVFAGAMAGFFPAYRAAKIKPIVALRDE
- a CDS encoding ABC transporter ATP-binding protein, whose product is MIEIKDLHKSYKMGSSSLHVLKGINFNIAEGELVAIMGSSGSGKSTLLNILGILDEADSGSYILDKTPIKNLNETIASKYRNKFLGFVFQSFNLINYKTALDNVAMPLYYQGIKRKERYEIAMRYLEKVGLGTHSHHLPSELSGGQKQRVAIARALASNPKVLLADEPTGALDTKTSYEVMELIQGINDEGKTILIVTHEPDIAAMCKRNVVLKDGLIIDDKMVEQVRASSYV